The Bradyrhizobium sp. 195 region GAGAATGATTGTTAGCGATCCAATGAAGGGCTTTGGTTTAGCCACGGCAAACACGCAGGCGTACCAAGCAAAGCTTCTTGAGATGGCCCAGGCCAACGTGCAATTTGCTTTTGATTTCGGCCTGAGACTTGCGACGATCAGGTCACCAACTGAATTTTTCGCCGTCATTACCGAGTTTACAAGCAGAAGGGTCGATATGTTCGGGCAGCATTCGAAAGAATTGGCGGCATATCCGTTCTGGCGCATCGAGCCGTCCGGGAGCTCACGGCTCTGAGAGGACGATAACTGCAAGCCGTACCCGCTGCGGCAAATAGATGAACGCAATGCGGATCACGCACGCGCCGACCACGGTTGCTTTCGGCTGGAGACCGCGGCTCACAACAAGGGAGAGGAATCAGCATCCGCATTGGCCCTTAGCGGGCTCAGGGCCGCCGATTGGGAGTCCGCCAGCGCGGAATATTAGGTTGACCCGATGTCCATAACTGAAACCGTCCTGCTGATCATTTTGGTCGGACTCGTCGTTCTGATACTCGGCAACATCGCCTTTCAGGTGGCAGCCGAGCGAAAGAATCCGCCGATCGGCGTCTTCACCGTGTGCGACGGAGTGCGCCTTCACTATATCGAACGGGGCGATGCCGCCGCGCCTTGCGTGGTCCTGTTTCACGGGAACGGCACCATGATTCAGGATCTCGTCCTAAGCGGTTTGGTCGACCGCCTGGCCCAGAACTATCGCGTCGTTTGCTTCGACCGGCCAGGGTTTGGCTACAGCGACCGTCCGCGCACGCGCATCTGGACAGCCACAACGCAAGCTGCCTTGTTCGCGAAGGCTCTTGATCAGCTTGGGGTGCGCAATCCCGTGGTGCTGGGCCACTCCTGGGGAACGCTGGTGGCGATCGCGCTGGCGCTGCGAAGCGGTTATGCCGTGAGTGGGCTCGTGCTTGTGTCCGGCTACTATTTTCCAACCTCTCGGATGGACTTTTGGCTCATGTCAGCTCCGGCACTGCCGCTGCTCGGTGATCTGATGCGGTACACTATCTCGCCGATCATATCGTCGGCCATTATGCCGAAGCTGATGCGCACCTTGTTCGCGCCGCGTCCCATTCCGCCGGAATTCAAGAACGAATTTCCGATCTCGTTGGCTCTCCGGCCCAAGCAGTTGAGGGCGGCCGCCGAGGAGAGCGCGTTCCTTATTCCAGCTGCTGCGCAGTTGCAGCTTCAATATCGGGGCATCCGGTGTCCGGTTAGGATCGTGCATGGAAAGGCTGACCGGCTCATCGAGGCCGACCAGTCGCGTCGCCTGCACGAGGCGTTGCCCCGCTCCCTGCTACATCTGGTCGAGGATGCCGGTCACATGGTTACCTATGCAGATACGCCGGGAATAGCGGATGCCGTGGCAGCGCTGGCGCTCCCCGCACCGGTAAGGACCGCATAGGCTTTCTTGTTGCAATGCTTGCGTCCGGAAGTGGCCCTTCTCGGACATGTGGTGCCGGCCGAACGTCCGGTCTGCGCCAAGAGCGGCTTCCCCTTGACCTGAGGCTTGGGCCCACCAAGCTCAGGTCTTTTCTGCATACGGCACTACGCTATAATCCACCGGCGAAATCTATTTCGGAAACAGCTTGTCGCGAATGTAGCGCGAGGTCGGAGTTAATTTCAGCCCGCGCGGCTTTCGCCATTCCGCCCGGTCGAGCTCCTTCTTGTCGCCGATCTTAAGAGGGCCCGAGGCTTTCTTGCTCAAAAAGATCGCATCGCTCATCCTCCGGCCGGACCTGCGGTTCTTGCCGTTGACTTCCTTCCACAGCCTCAACTCGCCAAACCTGAGCTTGGGCAGCTCCTCCATGATCTCGCGATGGAGGCATTTTCTTTCGCTCTCGCCGGCCCGCCTGCGGCCGCCCGGAAACATCCAGCGCTTGTCGCGCCGCCGCCTGACTAGGAGTACCCTGCCCTTCCTTGCAACGACAAGCTTTGATGACTTGGCCATTCTCTAGTCCGCCAGCTCGATCGCGAGAGGTTGGTGGTCCGAAGCATCGGTTGCTTCGTTGACCTCGATGCTGCACACGCGACTGACCAGATCTTCTGTGACGAAGATGAAGTCGCGACAGTCCGGCCCGTCGGCCCATTGCGCGCGGTCGTAGATGCCGCACGTTGGCGCCCGCCAGCGCCCGGAACGATTGGCGGTCCACGCATCCCGATAATTCAGACCCGGCCGGCTGGCGCGGTCGATCAGGGCATGCTGGGGATCGGCAACGTCGAAATTGAAATCGCCGCACAGCAGGCTCGACGCCGCCTGCGTCTGGCTTCCATATGGCTCCTCGTGCTGGGAGCCGGCCTGCCGGGGGCTCTCCGAGGCGTCCTGTTGCAGATCCAGCAGCCGCGCGATCTGCGCCTCGCGCTGGACGGCGGAATGAAACTCGAGATGCGTGTTGACAATGCGGATCGCGCCGAAGGAAGCCTGCACGGTGACCTCCAGGGCGTGCCGTCGCATGCTGCGCACCCCACCTGCGCCCGGAAACGGCAGGAGGTGATTGGCGATCTGCAACACCGGCAATCGCGACAGTGTCATGTTGCCGAAGCAGTGGATGCTGCCCGAGCGATCTATCGTCTCGATCGCCGGGCGGAATATCGCGGTGTAGCCGGGCAGCAGGGCTGCGAGCTGGGCGCTCTGATCCGCGCCATCGCCAAATCTCGAAAAATTGGCGCTTACCTCCTGGAAGCAGAACACGTCCGCATCAAGCGACTGCCTGGCGACGGCAACGATCCTGGAAAGATCGGTGACACCGTCGCACCCCTTGCCGCACTGAATGTTCCAAGTGAGAAGCCGCATTACCGGATACCCGCGCGCATGAATGACTGAACGAACTGACGCTGGAACAGCAGGAACGCGATCAGCAGCGGCGCCATCGTCATCACGGTCGCGGCCGTGATCACCGACCAATCCACACCGGTCTCAGGAGCGCCGAAAACGGCGAGCCCGACCGTGAGCGGCCGCGCCTCCACCGAATTCGTGACGATCAGCGGCCACAGGAAGTTGTTCCAGTGATAACTGACGGAGACGAGACCGAAGGCGACGTAGGTGGGCCGGGCCAAGGGCACATAGACCCGCCAAAGGATGACCAGCGGGCCTGCTCCCTCGACCCGGGCGGCTTCGACCAGCTCCCGAGGCACGCTCTTGAAAGTCTGCCGCAACAGGAAGATACCAAAGGCGCTCGCCAGATAGGGCAGCGCGATGGCAGGAATCGTATCGAGCAAGCCAAGCTTTGCGATCGCGCGGTAGTTCTCGACGATGAGGACGTCGGGCATGATCATGAGCTGGAGCAGCACGAGGGCAAACGCAATGCCGCTGCCCCTGAATCTGAAGCGCGCAAAGGCATAGGCGGCCAGCGTCGACAGGATCAGCTGGCCGACCAGGATGAACGTCACCAGCACGACCGTGTTGAGGTAGTACCGGCCGAACGGCGCCTGCTTCCAGGCCCGGGCAAAATTCTCCAGCGTCCAGGGCGCGGACAGGCTGAACGACGTGGCATAGGCCGCCGGATGCAGCGCGCTCCAGAAGGCATAGGCCAAGGGGGCGAGCCAGATCAAAGCCAGGAGCCATGCTGCGACGGCCTCGACGGGGTGTGTCCGGCCTCTCATTGGTAGTGGATCCTGCGATCGAGATAGCCGAACTTGAGCAGCGCAATCGCGCTCAGCAGCGTCAGAAGCACGACTGTCAGCGTTGCCGCGTAAGAGGAGTCCTGAAACGTGAAGGCGACCTCGTAAATGTAATAGAGCAGCAGCGTGCTGGCGTTGTTCGGACCGCCCTTTGTCATGATGACCAGATGGTCCACCAGCTTGAACGAGTTGATGACGGCGTTGATGGCCACGAACAGCGTGGTCGGCATCAGCAGCGGGAACGTGATGCGGCGGAACGTGTACCACCGGCTCGCGCCCTCAATGGAAGCGGCTTCATCGAGGTCCGGCGAGAGCTGTTGCAGCGCCGCCAGATAGAAAATCATGAAGAAACCGGCTTCCTTCCAGATCACCATGACGATCAGGCAGCCCATCACCGTCGAGGGATCGCCGAGCCAGTTCCAGCCGCCGAGGCCGAACAGCCCGCGCAGCTGATCGAGCGCGCCGTAATCCGGCGTGTAGAAGAACAGCCAGATGTTGGCGACGGCGATCATCGGCAGCACCGTCGGCGTGAAGTACGCCAGCCGCAGAAAGCCGCGGCCGCGCATGTTGCGATTGACCCAGACCGCCATGATCAGGGCGAGCGCGATCGACGTCGGGATCGTGCCGAGTGCGAACCAGAAATTGTTGACCAGCGCCTTCCAGAAGATCGGATCGGCCGCCATGGCCCGGTAGCTGTCCGTCCCGACGAAGACCTCGCTGCCGTTCCGCTTGGTTATGAACAGCGAATGCCGGATCGTCGCCAGGATCGGCCAGTGCGTGAAGGCAACCAGCAGGACCGCCGCCGGCAACAGCAGCAGCCACGCATTCACGGCATTCCACCACGCCTGCGACCGGGCGCGGCGTTCGGGGATTGGCGATGAGGCAGCGAGATCGGTCATCCTGGAGCCGGCGGAATGGCGGCGAACCGCCACCCCGCCACGTCCCTTACTTTGCGATTACTTGGCGGCGCGCAGCACGCGATCGGACTGCGCCTGCGCGGCGGCCAGCGCTTCCTGCGGCTTCTGCGAGCCCGTGACCGCGGCCTGCACGGCATCATTCACGAACTTGTAGATGCGGCCGTTTTCGTGGACGGACAGCTCCGGCACGGCATGCTCGAGCTGATCGCGCGCGACGGTCGCCTGCGGGAAGCCCTTGGTGTAGTCTTCCATCGACTTGGTTTTGTAGGCGGCCGGCGACACCGCGACGTAGCCGGTCTTCATGCTCCATTCCGCCGCACGCTCGGGCGCCGTCATCCACTGGATGAACTTGACGGCGGCCTTCTGCTGCTCGGCCGAAGCGTTCTTGAAGATGTAGAAGCTGCCGCCGCCGGTCGGCGATCCCCGCCGCTCCTTGGCCGGCAGCATGGCCACGCCGAACTGGAATTTCGCGGCGTCCTTGACTGCCGTGAGGTTACCCGTCGTGTGCCACATCATCGCCGTCTTGCCTTCGAGGAAGTCGGTGCGGAGCGTCGCCCAGTCGATACTCCCGGTCGGCATGACGTTGTGCTTGCGCGACAGGTCGACCCAGTAGTCGAGCGCGCCGACCGTCTTCGGCGCGGTGAGGTACACCTCGGTGCCGGCCTCGTTCATCATCTTCTGGCCGTTCTCGATGGCGAGCGCCTGCAGCATCCAGTAGCCGTAGCCGGTCGTCGGGAGTGTTGGCGCCCTCCTTCTTGACCAGCTTCTTCGACATCTCGACCATTTCGTCCCAGGACGCCGGCGCCTTCTCGGGATCGAGGCCGGCTTCCTTGAAGGCGTCCTTGTTCCAGTACAGCACGATGGTCGAACGCTGGAACGGGATGCTCCAGGTCTTGCCGTCCACCTGGCCGTTGGCCATGAACGCGGAATAGAATTCCTTGAACCAGGCCTTGTCGCCGACGAGGTCGTCAAACGGCACGATCGCGTTTTCGTCCATCAACGTGAACACGTCGGTCGACAACAGCACCGACAGTTGCGGCGGCTGCCCGCCCTTCATGGCGGTCATCGCCTTGGTCATCGTGTCCGTGTAGTTGCCGGCATAGACTGCCGTCACCTTGACGTCCGGATTGTCCTTCTCGAAGCGCGAGACCATGTCGTCGATGATCTTGGTGACGGGACCGCCTACCGCGACCGGATAGTACATGGTCAGATCCACCGCGGCAGCGGGACGTGCCCCCAACGAGAGCACCGCAAGTGCGGCTGCCATCAACATCGTTCGTCGCGCAAACATCTCTCTCTCCCTCTGTAATCCGCCGAGCGCCTGAAGCCACCGCTGCTATCCAGCAGAGGTCGCCACCCGGCCCTCCCTGGCAGAAGTTTCCATTCGGCATTCCGTAGCCGGATCGAACCGATGCTCGTGACCGGCCTCCCAGGCCAGCCGGACATCCTCGCCGGGCTGAACCTTGCTGAACCCGTCGAGCCGCACCGAGATCGGCTGACTGTCGATGTCGCACAGCACGATGCTGTCGGCTCCGAGATGCTCGACGGCCTTGACCCGCGCGGCATGATCGCCACCGGGCACGATGCGAATGTGCTCTGGCCGGATGCCGATCAGATGATCGCCCTGACGCACCAGATTCATCGGCGGTGTGCCGATGAAACGCGCCGTAAACGCCGTCGCCGGCCTGTTGTAGAGCTCTTCCGGCGAGCCGTTCTGCTCGATACGGCCATCGCGCATCAGGACGACGCGGTCCGCCATCGTCATGGCTTCGGTCTGATCGTGGGTCACGTAGACCATCGTCATGGCAAGGCGCTGCTGCAACGCGCGGATTTCCGTTCGCATCTCGTGCCGCAGCTTGGCGTCCAGGTTGGAAAGCGGCTCGTCCATGAGACAGACCCGCGCCTCGGCGATGATGGCGCGTGCCAGCGCGACGCGCTGGCGCTGCCCTCCCGACAATTGCGACGGCTTGCGATCGAGCAGATGCGCGAGACCAACGATGTCGGCGACGCGACGAAGCCGGGCGTCGCGTTCGGCGCGCGACACCCGCCGCACGCGCAGGCCGAAAATGATGTTCTCGGCCACGCTCAAATGCGGGAACAGCGCATAGGACTGGAACACCATGGAGATCTTCCGGTCCGCCGGCGACAGGCGGGTCACGTCCACGCCGCCGATGGCGATCGTGCCGGCATCGGCCTCCTCGAGCCCGGCGATCAGCCGCAACGTGGTCGACTTGCCGCAGCCGGATGGCCCCAGCAGCACCAGCAGCGAGCCCTCGTCCGCCGTCAGATTGATGTCATCGACGGCGCGCATCGCGCCCCACGACTTGGAGACATGATTCAGCGTAATCGCCGACATGGCCGGTTCGCTCTCAGCATGATGCAGCTACGCTGATGGCGGCTCGCTCCAACGGAGCAGCACAGTGCCGGTCAAAAACCAGCTCATGCGTCCTCCCTCGAGCCACGCTCATTCATCGGCGTAGCGACTATTATGTTCATATGAACATAGTGTGACACCATATGAAACAGAAAATTGCGTCTTGGCCGTTCGAATGATACTTTTGTCGCGAACGGAGGGCTCATGGCCAGGAGCGCCACGACACGTCAGGTCCACATACTGGAGATCGTGCGCGAGCAAGGCTTCGCTTCCATCGAGCAGCTTGCGGCGCGTTTCGAGGTGACCCAGCAGACCATCCGCCGCCTTGTGAATGCGCTTTGCGACCAGGGTTTACTTCGGCGCGTGCATGGTGGGGTCAGCCTCCCCGTCCAGAATCAGAACCTCGCCTACAGCAGCAGACACAGGCTGAACGCCGAAGCCAAGCGGCGGATCGCGCATGCGACCGCCAAACTCATTCCCGACGGGACGTCGCTGATGATCGGGCTCGGCACCACGCCCGAATATGTCGCGCAGGCACTTTCCCGTCGACGGGATCTGCGGGTGATCACCAACAGCCTGAACGTGGCCGCAGCCTTCTCGCATAATCCGGACGTGGAGATCACCATCGCCGGCGGCACGCTGCGGCCGCTCGACCGCGACATCATTGGCGAGGCCGCCGTGCATTTCTTCTCGGGATTTCGCGCCGACTTCGGAATCTTCGGCGTCGGCGGCGTCGATGCGGACGGCTCGCTGCTCGACTTCCATGTCGATGAAGTCAAGGCACGCCAATCCATCGCCGCCAATTCACGAACGTCCGTGCTCGTGGCCGACATCACCAAATTCGGGCGCAATGCAACGGTTCGCGGCGGCCACCTCGACGAGTGCCACCATCTCGTTATCGACGACCGATTGCCGGCAGCGTTCGAGCTGAGCGCACAGCGATATAGCGGCCAGATCCATACGGCCGGCGACGCTCGCGCAGATTTCGAGCTCCTCGGCGACATCTAGCCGTCAACTGCATCTCATCGCTGCTCGGCCCGATCGCGTCTCCCGGAGGCGAGGTCCGCGGTCGTTCCACGCTCCGCGCCAAACGGCCGGAGGACCCAATTTGTCGCGGTTGACTTGTTATAACTTTTGGACAAATGTCCTAACTAACCGGAAGTATAAATCCGGATTTTCGGGAGGATCGCATGCCGTCATTCACGCCGACGCGACGAACGCTACTCAAGACTGGAACCGCCGCCGCCGCTTTCGCGACCTTTGGTCCGGCCTTCCTCCGGCAAGCTGCCGCGCAGGACGCGGACCTCGCGCCTTACAAATCCGCTCAGATACACTGGCAGCAGGTGTCCGGCGAGACCATCACGGTCGCCGTGATCCCGGCCAGCTATTTCGAAAACCTCATCACGCTGGCGCCGCAGTTCAAGGCGCTCACCGGCATCGACGTTCGCTTCGAGAAGATTCCACCGGCGCAGATCCGGCAGAAAAGCGTCATTGATCTGACCTCGAAGACCGGCACCTACGCGACCCATGCCGCGGATCCCATGTATTACGCGCTGTATGCCGCGAACAAATGGGTCGAGCCGCTCGACACGTACCTCGCCGACAAGTCGCTGACCGATCAGGCCTGGTTCAAGCTCGACGACATCATTCCAGCCTGGCGCAGCGCCAACGGCATCGACGGCAAGCTCTATGGCATGCCCTATGACGGCGAAGTCACCATTCAGGTCTATCGCAAGGACCTCTATGACGCGAAAGGTTTGAAGCCGGCCGACACGCTAGAGGCCTACATGTCCAACGCCGCGGCGTTGAACACGCCGAACGATCGCGTCTGGGGCGCAGCGTTGCGCGGCGTCGCCGGTGCCGGCCAGAACATGTACATCTATCCGTCGATCTTCCGCGAGTTCGGCGGCGACTGGATGAAAGGCGGCAAGCTCACCGTGAACGGCCCCGAGGCCGAGGCGGCACTCGCCTGGTACGTGGACATCATGAAGAAATACGCGCCGACAGCGGCGGCCAACTGGAACTGGCCCGATATCGCCGACGCCTTCTCGCAAGGTGCTGTCGCCAGCTACATCGACGCACATTCGTCAGCCTCGGTCATCAACAACCCTGATAAGTCCAAGGTGATCGGCAAGGTCGCTTATGCCCGCTGGCCCAAGGGCCCCTCGGGCAAGCGCACCACCTCAATCTGGAACTGGGGCTTCCCGATCAATTCCGCGCTGCCGGAGAAGAAGCGGAAGGCCACCTGGCTATTCATCCAGTGGGCCGCGAGCGCCGAGACCCAGGCGCGCACCGCGCATAAGTTCGCCGGCCCCACCAAACGCTCGGGCGTCAACCGCACCTCGGTGTGGAAGGATCCCGACTACATCAAGCTGATGAACGGCTTTGGCGAGAACTTCGTCGAGGCCACGATGGGTGCCCTGCAGGAGGACACCGACGTCGACTGGCGTCCGCGCGTGCCGCAATGGCCGGCGATCGGCGACACCATGGCGACAGCGATCCAGTCGGCCCTCTCGGGCCAGGCCATGATCAAGGCCGCATTGGACGATGCGCAGCGCCGCATCGAACCGATGATGCGCGGCTGAGCCATGGCGACGACAGCGGTGACATCGGCCGGGATCGCGAGCGAGGCGCCCCGCAGCGATCTCGGCCGCGTCCTTGCACAGCGCGAGCGCCGGTTTGCAGCAGCCCTGCTTGCACCGGCGTTTCTTGCACTGCTCGCCACGACGACGTTTCCGCTGCTCTTCCTGGTCTACACCAGCACATTCCGGATGGATCTGGCGATGCCGTTCAGCAACGGCTTCGTCGGCTTCGAGAACTACCAGGTGCTGCTCTCCGACGAGCGCTTCTGGACCTCGCTGCTGGTGAGCCTCGTCTATACCGGCTCGACCGTCGCGCTGCAGGTCATCATTGGCCTCGCGCTCGCCTTGCTGGTCATGGACATGAAGCGTGGCCAGGGCTGGTTCAGGGTCATCGCCATCCTTCCCGTGGTGCTATCGCCGGCCGTGGTCGGCATGATCTGGCGCACCTTCATGCTGGCGCCGGAATTCGGCATCGTCGACTTCCTCGCCATCAACGCCGGCCTCGGCAGCAAGAACTGGCTCGGCGATCCCACGCTTGCGATGGTCTCGGTGATCGCGATCCATACCTGGCAGTGGACGCCGTTTGCGTTCATGGTGCTGCTGGCCTCACTCGCCTCGTTGCCAGAGGACATCTACGAGGCGGCGCGGCTCGACCGTGCCTCCGCCTGGCAACGCTTTCGCCGCATCACCCTGCCCTTGCTGCGCCCGGCGATCGTCATGGTCATCATCATGCGGACCATGGTGGCGCTGACCGCGTTCGCGGCGATCTTCACCGTCACCGCCGGAGGCCCCGGCACGGCGACGGAGATCCTCAATCTCTATGCCTATCGCAAGTCATTCACCGAGCTGTCGATCGGCTACGGCTCGGCGCTCGCGGTCGCGCTGCTGATCGTGACCATCATCATCTCCGGCATCCTTTTTACGATGCGGAGGGCGAAATGACCGCAAAGCGCCTCCGCATCATCGCCCTACTCGCGATTTCCACGGTCTTCCTGCTCGCCTGGGCGTTTCCGATCGTCTGGAGCGCCATGAATTCGCTCAAGACCGATTCCGACGTGCTGGCCTATCCGCCCAAGCTGGTGTTCACGCCGACGTGGGAAGCCTATCGCGACGTGTTGTTCGGCTCGGGATCGATCCTGCCGAACCTTCTCTCCAGTGTTATCATCTCGGTCGGCACCACAATCGTGACCATGCTGATGGCGGTGCCGGCGGCCTATGCACTGGCGCGCCTGCGCTTTCGCGGCAAGAAGTTCGCGGGCTTCTACGTGCTGGCCACGCAGATGCTGCCGCCGGTCGGCATCATCATCCCGTACTTCCTTGTGTTGCGGAACATCGGCTGGATCGACACCTATCAGGGCATCATCCTGATCTATCTGTCGTTCTCCCTGCCCTTTGCGATCTGGCTTCTGGTCTCCTATTTCGAGGACATTCCTTTCGAGATGGAGGAAGCCGCCTATCTCGATGGCGCCAGCCGATTGAAGACATTGTGGCGGATCATCATTCCGCAGGTCCGTGGCGGCATCGCCGTGACGGTCGTGTTCGTATTTCTCAATGCGTGGAACGAATTTTTGTTCGCCGTCGTACTCAGCGGCAACACGGTACGCCCGGTCACGGTCGCCATGTTCAATTTCGTCTCCGTCGAGCAGACGCTGTGGGCCAAGCTCGCCGCGGTCTCGGTTCTCGCCATGCTGCCTGTCGTCGTCCTCGGCGTGGTCGCGCAGAAGCATATCGTGAAGGGCCTGACGGTCGGTGCAGTCAAGGGCGGAGGACGCCGATGAGCGGCCAGGGTCAGGTCAGTTTTCGCAACATCGTCAAGATGCACGGCGAGTTCGCCGCTCTGAAGGGCGTCAATTTCGACATCAAGCCGGGCGAGTTCTTCGCGCTGCTCGGCCCGTCCGGCTCGGGCAAGAGCACGACGCTGCGCATCCTCGCAGGCCTCGATGCGCCGACCGCCGGCCGCGTTCTGATCGACGACAAGGACGTCACCTCGACCGATGCGCGGGACCGCGACATCGCCATGGTATTCCAGAGCTACGCGCTCTACCCGCACATGACGGTTGCCGAGAACATCGCCTTTCCGCTGGAGATGGCGAAGCTGCCGAAGTCCGAGATCGCGCCCGCGGTCAAAGACGCCGCGCGCAAGGTGAAGATCGACCATTTGCTCGACCGCAAGCCGGGCCAGCTCTCGGGCGGCCAGCAGCAGCGTTGTGCGCTGGCCCGCGCCATCGTGCGCAAGGCTCGCCTGTTTCTGCTCGACGAGCCGCTCTCGAACCTCGATGCAAAGCTGCGGCTGGAAACCCGCGCCGAGTTGAAGAAGCTGCAGCGCTCGCTCGGCGTCACCGCGGTCTACGTCACCCACGACCAGGAAGAGGCCATGACGCTTGCGGACCGCATGGCGGTGTTCATGTCGGGCGAGATCCAGCAGGTCGGTACGCCCGCAGAGGTCTTCGCCCGTCCGAACTCTATCGACATTGCCGGCTTCATCGGCAATCCCCCGATGAACCTCGTTCCCGCCCGCTACGTGGACGGCGACGTCATCATCGCCGGCCACCGTTTGAAGACGACGACCACGACTGCGGGTGAGCGGGACGTGGTGGTCGGCCTTCGCCCCGGCGCCCTGCGCATGACGGAGGGTGGCCTCGGCGCGCGCGTCGACCTGATCGAGGATCTCGGCGATACCGCCGTGCTCGACCTCGACTGCGCCGGCACCATGATCCGCATGCGCGTCGCCGACGGCAACATTCCCGGCGAGGGCGACACGATCTCGATCACGGCCCGGCCGCAAGACATTCATCTGTTCGATCCAGCAACACGCATGCGGCTCTGACACCATGGCTATTCAAACACGCAAGAAGAAGCCCGCGCCGCTCGGCAGCGATGTCGTTGCGGAGGGATCGACGCCCCTGCATATCCAGATCCGTGAATCCATTCGCAGCCAGGTGCGCGACGGCAAGTTGATCGACGAGACCGGCCGCCTGATGACCGAGGCCGAACTCGGTCGCCATTTCGGCGTCAGCCGCATCACCATCCGC contains the following coding sequences:
- a CDS encoding DeoR/GlpR family DNA-binding transcription regulator, encoding MARSATTRQVHILEIVREQGFASIEQLAARFEVTQQTIRRLVNALCDQGLLRRVHGGVSLPVQNQNLAYSSRHRLNAEAKRRIAHATAKLIPDGTSLMIGLGTTPEYVAQALSRRRDLRVITNSLNVAAAFSHNPDVEITIAGGTLRPLDRDIIGEAAVHFFSGFRADFGIFGVGGVDADGSLLDFHVDEVKARQSIAANSRTSVLVADITKFGRNATVRGGHLDECHHLVIDDRLPAAFELSAQRYSGQIHTAGDARADFELLGDI
- a CDS encoding alpha/beta fold hydrolase, which translates into the protein MSITETVLLIILVGLVVLILGNIAFQVAAERKNPPIGVFTVCDGVRLHYIERGDAAAPCVVLFHGNGTMIQDLVLSGLVDRLAQNYRVVCFDRPGFGYSDRPRTRIWTATTQAALFAKALDQLGVRNPVVLGHSWGTLVAIALALRSGYAVSGLVLVSGYYFPTSRMDFWLMSAPALPLLGDLMRYTISPIISSAIMPKLMRTLFAPRPIPPEFKNEFPISLALRPKQLRAAAEESAFLIPAAAQLQLQYRGIRCPVRIVHGKADRLIEADQSRRLHEALPRSLLHLVEDAGHMVTYADTPGIADAVAALALPAPVRTA
- a CDS encoding carbohydrate ABC transporter permease, which translates into the protein MRGRTHPVEAVAAWLLALIWLAPLAYAFWSALHPAAYATSFSLSAPWTLENFARAWKQAPFGRYYLNTVVLVTFILVGQLILSTLAAYAFARFRFRGSGIAFALVLLQLMIMPDVLIVENYRAIAKLGLLDTIPAIALPYLASAFGIFLLRQTFKSVPRELVEAARVEGAGPLVILWRVYVPLARPTYVAFGLVSVSYHWNNFLWPLIVTNSVEARPLTVGLAVFGAPETGVDWSVITAATVMTMAPLLIAFLLFQRQFVQSFMRAGIR
- a CDS encoding ABC transporter ATP-binding protein — encoded protein: MSAITLNHVSKSWGAMRAVDDINLTADEGSLLVLLGPSGCGKSTTLRLIAGLEEADAGTIAIGGVDVTRLSPADRKISMVFQSYALFPHLSVAENIIFGLRVRRVSRAERDARLRRVADIVGLAHLLDRKPSQLSGGQRQRVALARAIIAEARVCLMDEPLSNLDAKLRHEMRTEIRALQQRLAMTMVYVTHDQTEAMTMADRVVLMRDGRIEQNGSPEELYNRPATAFTARFIGTPPMNLVRQGDHLIGIRPEHIRIVPGGDHAARVKAVEHLGADSIVLCDIDSQPISVRLDGFSKVQPGEDVRLAWEAGHEHRFDPATECRMETSAREGRVATSAG
- a CDS encoding endonuclease/exonuclease/phosphatase family protein translates to MRLLTWNIQCGKGCDGVTDLSRIVAVARQSLDADVFCFQEVSANFSRFGDGADQSAQLAALLPGYTAIFRPAIETIDRSGSIHCFGNMTLSRLPVLQIANHLLPFPGAGGVRSMRRHALEVTVQASFGAIRIVNTHLEFHSAVQREAQIARLLDLQQDASESPRQAGSQHEEPYGSQTQAASSLLCGDFNFDVADPQHALIDRASRPGLNYRDAWTANRSGRWRAPTCGIYDRAQWADGPDCRDFIFVTEDLVSRVCSIEVNEATDASDHQPLAIELAD
- a CDS encoding carbohydrate ABC transporter permease codes for the protein MATTAVTSAGIASEAPRSDLGRVLAQRERRFAAALLAPAFLALLATTTFPLLFLVYTSTFRMDLAMPFSNGFVGFENYQVLLSDERFWTSLLVSLVYTGSTVALQVIIGLALALLVMDMKRGQGWFRVIAILPVVLSPAVVGMIWRTFMLAPEFGIVDFLAINAGLGSKNWLGDPTLAMVSVIAIHTWQWTPFAFMVLLASLASLPEDIYEAARLDRASAWQRFRRITLPLLRPAIVMVIIMRTMVALTAFAAIFTVTAGGPGTATEILNLYAYRKSFTELSIGYGSALAVALLIVTIIISGILFTMRRAK
- a CDS encoding NUDIX hydrolase, with translation MAKSSKLVVARKGRVLLVRRRRDKRWMFPGGRRRAGESERKCLHREIMEELPKLRFGELRLWKEVNGKNRRSGRRMSDAIFLSKKASGPLKIGDKKELDRAEWRKPRGLKLTPTSRYIRDKLFPK
- a CDS encoding phasin family protein, translated to MSKRKPAPASKRARKPKMAARAQLNKQATVRSPKENLLRSVAAASIEPPLRFQDDSKHEVPMVEPRVDALPDDLSQRMIVSDPMKGFGLATANTQAYQAKLLEMAQANVQFAFDFGLRLATIRSPTEFFAVITEFTSRRVDMFGQHSKELAAYPFWRIEPSGSSRL
- a CDS encoding carbohydrate ABC transporter permease — translated: MTDLAASSPIPERRARSQAWWNAVNAWLLLLPAAVLLVAFTHWPILATIRHSLFITKRNGSEVFVGTDSYRAMAADPIFWKALVNNFWFALGTIPTSIALALIMAVWVNRNMRGRGFLRLAYFTPTVLPMIAVANIWLFFYTPDYGALDQLRGLFGLGGWNWLGDPSTVMGCLIVMVIWKEAGFFMIFYLAALQQLSPDLDEAASIEGASRWYTFRRITFPLLMPTTLFVAINAVINSFKLVDHLVIMTKGGPNNASTLLLYYIYEVAFTFQDSSYAATLTVVLLTLLSAIALLKFGYLDRRIHYQ
- a CDS encoding ABC transporter substrate-binding protein; amino-acid sequence: MPSFTPTRRTLLKTGTAAAAFATFGPAFLRQAAAQDADLAPYKSAQIHWQQVSGETITVAVIPASYFENLITLAPQFKALTGIDVRFEKIPPAQIRQKSVIDLTSKTGTYATHAADPMYYALYAANKWVEPLDTYLADKSLTDQAWFKLDDIIPAWRSANGIDGKLYGMPYDGEVTIQVYRKDLYDAKGLKPADTLEAYMSNAAALNTPNDRVWGAALRGVAGAGQNMYIYPSIFREFGGDWMKGGKLTVNGPEAEAALAWYVDIMKKYAPTAAANWNWPDIADAFSQGAVASYIDAHSSASVINNPDKSKVIGKVAYARWPKGPSGKRTTSIWNWGFPINSALPEKKRKATWLFIQWAASAETQARTAHKFAGPTKRSGVNRTSVWKDPDYIKLMNGFGENFVEATMGALQEDTDVDWRPRVPQWPAIGDTMATAIQSALSGQAMIKAALDDAQRRIEPMMRG